GAATGAGATGCCAGAACCGCAGAAGGAAGCAAGAAATCTTACTCCTTCAGCACTGGGATGTGTAAAGGATCTTTTCACCCTGCAATAAATAAAGGACAATGGAGGGGAAAACAGTTAGGCTCAGGAGGAATAAAATGAAGTCCTGATCAAGCCCAAAGACACTACCACAATTGCCTAGACATGTACACCTTGACTCCTATGCTCTTGTCCGCGTCGCCCCATTAGGATCTGTGTGTGCCGCTCACTCAGCCTGGCACTCTTCTTCACGCCTTACCCAATGAGCACAGCATGGAGCATGCTGGGCCCCTCTTGTCCAAAGTCTCTCTTCCTAGGTCCAAACTTATAGTTTTGTTTCAGTTTGTGACCAAAGGGAGAAAAGGGACTGAAGCTGACCATGTCTCAGCCTTCCTCCTCTATCAGGAACTGGGGAGCAGCCCCTAGAAGGCAGGGGCTAATGTCCATGGCCTGGTTTAGCCTCTCCTCCCCAGGGCAGCTAAGAAGCTGAGAAAGGACAACTGCAGGGGGACCAGAAAGGGAGAAATGATGTAACAGGAACCAGGTGGGGAGGGTCCTTCAAAAAGCCTCCCACACATCTCCCCTCCCATGAAGAGCCCAGATTGAGTTTCAGGGATGGTAGGGAGTGGGGCCTCTCAGAGTTTAGCTCTGGCCTAAAAAAAACAGAGGCAGGCAGAATGGCACTATAGAATAGAGTGGGCCTAGTTCTAGGCCTAAGGAGAGGCTTAGAGTTGGatgattaataaattttattgactACCCTGGTTGGAGTTGCATGGAAAGTTCCAGAAGTTTCACAGAGTCTGGACCCCACTACTCCAAACCTTCTGGGTCTACCTCCATGTTCTGGGGCCCAAGGGGATGTTCTTCACTGTGATTTTCACTGAGAGAAAACGAACTTGAGAGATCTATGTCAAAGAGCCCATGAGAAAGATCCCAGATTATCACAGACCACTAGTGCTTTCACAAACAAGACCCAAAAGAACCCCAACTCCATTTGATCGAAACTTTGATAGAATCTTGTCCCAAGGACACTGTTATGCCCCAACTCCTTGGCTGAAAATCACCAGCCTCTGTACTTTTTACTAAGCTTCACTTCCTGTAGTTTGTGTTTTGAAAAGACTTTCCCTCTTGTTTTCCAGATATGAAACATAGTAAcattaaatgttcttttttaaagtacatatgcCCTTTCCCCCAAACCAAGGCTTCATGAGCCCAGCATGTCTGAACCAGAGTAGGCTTAAATCTTTACTACTGAATCATATGGTCACTGCAAAGCCACGACTAAGAGTTTGCCCCCAACCTCCAAGGCTAGAGAAAACAGAATGGTTCCCAAGAGACCAAGTTGCACTAGCTATGGGTTTCTCCCAATTTATCCAAGGACTGCCACAAAAGATTGAGTGCAGGCACTGGTGTTAATATAGCAAAGCACCTCTGGCTTTGTTTAGAACCTACTTAGGCCCTTACCTTTGCAGAAGATCTCCTGCAAAGGTTTTCCTACCCCACAGCTTTACGCTCCACAGTACATACCTGAGTACCTACCATCTCACAGCTAAGCCACACCCCACGTGCAGTGATGCACGGTTAAGAGAACTGGATTACCACAGCTCTAGCCAAGTGACAACCCACTGCACCAATtaggaaaagaggaaacaaagaacaaCCAAAAAACCCTCAGCCAGCTCTGAATAAGGAAGTGCGCTTCCATCCTGTGCCTCCTGTCACTCAACAGTCCGGTCTACTCAAACTCCCCCAATTCCCACAGCTTCAAGTAGCCATGTTTCAAGGACTTGGCTTGTAGGACCTGCGATAAGCACTGCCAGCGAAACATGAGGCTGGGCCACACTCAGGTGACTCAAAACTCCCAGTTCGTTGctctattttggggaagggaggAGCTGCACAGTTAGCAATGGGGCTGGCTGGTCAAGGGATGACCAGGCGCCAGGCACAGTGTCCCAAGGACAAACCTGACTCTACtggcactatatatatatatatatatatatatatgtatgtatgtatgcatgtatatgtatatatatatttttttctttttcccccctgctgctgcaccatgtgggatcttagttcttcaaccagggattgaacctgtgccccctgcagtggaagcacggagtcttagccactggaccgccagggaagaccCTGGCATCATACTTTAATCACTGAGCCTATTAGAACATGGATAATCAAGTGTGACAGACCGAAAGAGAGCAAACGATTTGCTCCTCTGCCATCACGCCCACAGAGTAACCTCTCCGAGGTCATACATTAGATAAGCATGGGAACAGGAAGGCTCATTCCTTACTCTCATGACCTTGCTTTCTTTCCCACTCACACTCACCACCAACAGAAGGCGGAGTGGGGTCTGACCACCAAAGAATGGCCAGGTTCCCACAGATCACATCCTTACCCTACACTGGGTCTCACCTGTGGCTTGGGGAACTCACAGAAAGACAAGTTTCTTATCACCCCAGAATTTTTCTTTTGGCAGTCACAATTGGTCACATTGCACGTTTCAAGGTTACAGAGGAGCCCCACGCTACACACGTGGGGCAGGAGCTGACGAGTCTTGCTCGGAGCTTTACAGGAAAGCCACAGCAAGTGTTCCAGAAATTGACAACATCTGGAAGCAGGCACCCCAGGGCCTCCAGGAAACCCCTCACTCTCGGGCTTTCGGGACTCCTCATTGGGAGCCTTTTTCTTGGGCATCAAAAAGCCTCCTTTTCTGGACCAGAGGGGTAGGGATATGCAGGTCAATGGCTAAGCTGGCcgggtggggaagggaaaggggagagcAGTTCCTTCGGACCCCAGGAGAGGTAGACAACAGCAGACAATGGAGGCAACGGGTTCAAGAAGACAGGAAAGGCCGTTttcttgggggttgggggggcggtGGCGCGGCTGCTCCCCTTCCCTCCGCTCTCCGATTAAAAACGAAAACCCATGATGATGAAAACAGTGAGCAGAACCACGAATAAAGCCGTGTCTCGGGTCTCGTCCCAGCGTAAGCCTTTCTTGGCCCGGTCCTCCCGCTGCTTGCGAAGGGCCTCCCGCCGGGCCCTCAGGCGCCGCTCGCGCTCCAGCTGCTCGCCGTAGTGCGCCTGGTAGAAGGCGTCAAAGTCGAACATGGTGCGGTTGGCTCCCGACGAGGCCTGACCGCGGCCCTGGGTCCGAGAGGCAGGCGGCTGGGTGCGGGGCGAGTCGGGGTCGGTGGCGGGCGTCTTGGAGGGCCGGACCCCGGGGCCGCGCAGGTCCTCGTCGCTGAGCAGGCCGCGGTCATACTTGCGACGCAGGGTGGTACTGCCCAGCACCACGTAGGCCTGGGAGATGCGCGTGAACCGCTCGGCAGCCTCGGCGCTCCCGGCGTTGCGGTCCGGGTGGTAAAGGAAGCTCTGCCGGTAGTAAGCCGCCTTGATCTGCGCCTGCGTGGCCGTGGAGGGGACGCCGAGCAGCTCATAGAGCGCCGTGCGCGAGTACGGGCCGTCGCTCCGGGAATAAGTTCTCGCTTTTAGGCCCAGGCCCAATCCCAAGTTTTGTGGAACCCCCCTGGCCTGCCACAACCTCCACAGAAATAGCCGTGACCATCTCACATCGCGCTGGGCGGCCATCTTGAATGAGTCAGGCGGGCGGTGCAAGATGAACTGGCCAATGGGAGGCGTGCGTTTTTCGCATCCAGTCGGCCCTTGTAGCCAATCGAGTAAAAGAGAAGGCGGGGAGATGGGTGGAGCATGCGTATTACGAGGCGGGCACCAGGCCGAGGACATAAAAGCCGGACACCCGAAAGAAATCGCGCGAGTGTTGTTGCAGAGGCGTGGGGATGGCGGCACGTGGGCAGAGACCCGAGCACAGCGGGCCTCCGGAGCTGGTGAGGCCTGTCTTCCGCGGACACCCCTCTCCTCTTCTGGGGCCTCCGCGTCTTGATTTCTTCCTCGACTCCccaccctttttcttttctcgtCCCTGCAGTTTTACGACAAGAATGAAGCCCGGAAATACGTGCGCAAGTAAGTGGAGCTTGGATGTTGCGAGGCGTCAGGGGTCGGGAACCGGCAAGTTGCTCTGGTTGCTTGGAAAGCACgcagaatttgggggtgggggaaggaagagaCCTGAGTTGATCCCACTTTTGACACTGGAAGGGTCAATTTTAAACTTTCGAATGGGTCTCAGTAACCTTAGCATCAGAATGGGAGGGATCACGCCTACTTTCTCTCGTACGACAGCTTATTTTAAGCATGTGATAAAACAGGACGCAGTGGAGATGTGTAAGGGATCAGTGCTGTTGGGGGGAAGGAAATAATATTCACGGAATGCTTACTGTACGCCGCAGTTTACATTATCTCAGTAAATCCTTAGGGCAGCTGTTGGTAGAGTATCTGAATTTCGTAGAGGAGAGTTTTTTGTACAATTATGAAGTTAGTTAACAGATGACGGCTAGAGCAAGGACTTCCAAACCTTTTTTTCCGATACAGTATTCTGTAAGAAAGTTCTGCAGatacctcttttctcttttttgttcaaaTTGGACTATCAGAGTCAGCAAAAACCCTTTGGTCAGTTGTCATTATGTAGCAAATAGAAACTTTTTTCCAGTTGCAGAGCCCTGTGTTAGGCATTTTGAAAACTGGTACATGTGACTCTCCCTGGATCTTGGGAAAGCCAGATACACTCTAGACCTCTTCTGTTCAATATGGTAACCAGTAGTCATCAGCCATCTATTGAAACGTATTTAATATGATACACTTCATGTGAAGAAAATGTAGAatgctttattgttttttatgttatgtattgAAATGATGTTTTGAGTATACTGGATTAAATAAAGTGTAATATTGAATATGTTGGGTTAACTATTACTACAGTTAACtttacatatttaatttctttttaaacgtAGCTTCTAGAATGTCCTAAGTGGCTTGCGTTATGTTTCTCATGGACAGCACTGCTATAATTCTTATTGTGTCTTCTTCACCCTTCTATATGGGAGTACCTACAGTGGATAATTCTTCTAGAAGACATGTATTTAAGTAATACAATGTCAGAGCCTGGTAGAGTTGAAAATACCCAATGGTTGGTCATTAGATAAATGATTTGTTAACTTCACATTAGCTCTGCAGCTACTACAGTTTTAATTTGTGTCAGAACAAAATAACACGTTGTATTACATGGACTTCTGGGGTCACTTTTAAATAGTTGTAGTCCAGTTTGTTGACCGGGAAAGGGTACCTCAGGAtgattgttcctttttctctttctttggcttTTCTTGGTCTGGGTGAGGTTTTAGCCCAGAGCTCCTTTACCACTTGCTTGTGTTTCTGCCTTTTTATAGCTCACGGATGATTGATGTCCAAACCAAGATGGCTGGGCGAGCGTTGGAGCTCCTCTGTCTGCCTGAGGGTCAACCTTGTTATCTGTTGGATATTGGGTGAGATCCTGGGGCTCACTTCAGATAGTCCAGGTGGGTGGTGGGATGTCTTTGCTACTCACAGTGTTGAGTCCCCATTTGATTGTGTCTTCCAGCTGTGGTTCTGGGCTGAGTGGAGATTACCTCTCAGATGAGGGGCACTACTGGGTGGGCATTGACATCAGCCCTGCCATGCTGGGTAAGTATGTCCTGTTTGGCACTGGAGTGGACTCCCCTGCATGAGTATGGAACAGTGATGCAGATTGATTCCTCACCTGCTCTTCTCCAATGTAGATGTGGCCCTGGACCGAGACACGGAGGGAGACCTGCTTCTGGGGGACATGGGTCAGGGCATCCCCTTCAAACCAGGCTCCTTTGATGGTTGTATCAGGTGAGAGTCTTCAGGTCCTGCTTTTAGTCCTGCAGGCCAGTGCTTCCCAAACCTGGCTGTGCAGCAGAATCACACAGAATACTTAAAAATACACATCCCCCAGGATTTTCAGATGTATAAGGTCAGAGCAACGCCcccaaatatgtatttttttgtatttcaaaaCTACTCCTGTGATTATCTTGCACTGCCAGGTTCAGGCACCACCGTATAAGTTTCTCTGCTTTGTGTATGGGGGGGTGTGTGGGGGAGTGGTCTTCTGAGCCTCTAGGAGCCATTTTGTGGGTCCCAGCAGCCATCTTGTTGACTTCTTTTCAAAGGACTTTGTAGTGGAGAGTGACCCCAATTGCTCCAGTCTCTTTGGTGGCTTAGGAGTCGTTTCTGTGGCGTCAGGTCCAAGTTTTGAATGTGTACGTAGTGCTTTGATAACAGATCTTAGAACACTGAAATTACAGTTAGAAACGTGAAGTTGTTCTTTGTCTTCTGTGGTAAGTTCTGTTTAGTATTTGGTTTAGTGTTTTGTTGGTGGGGTGGAGGTAGGGGCTAGGGTAGGAAGTCATAGTTTAATCATTACCTGGGGGAAGACCTCCTGTGATAATAGATTGAGCTGTAGCGATACACAGTAGGAATCTGGGTGAGGAGTACAAATCTGGATTTGAAGGGTTTTTTTAGGGTATGGGATTAGCTTACATGTGGGAACAAAACAGGAGGGGagaaaaaacatttcaaagatAGCAATTACTTTTTAGTAATGATCAGGTGAGATGTTCTAAGCTGCAGAAAACCAAAGGCCAGCAATTTGGTCTTGTATGTTTCAGGAGTAAATAgtcatttttagtttgtttttaagaGGAGGGGTGGTATGGCAggctttttcttttcaacatttgTTACCTGCAAGAAATTGTCCAAGGTGCTATGCTGTTTGTGGAAATAAAGGTCCCTGTTTTTAAGACTCCATGGTTTTTTAGGTGCTATAAGATGTGGACCAAGTTACTAAACGTGAGCCCCAGTGTGGGGTGTGTACTAGGGAATCATGGGACCCACCAGAGTTATGAAGAGAAGTAAGAGCACAGGAAAGCAGGAGGGGCCGGGGCTGGGCCCTGAGGTTGGGAGGAATTTGGATAGTCAAGGAGAGGGTTTCAGAGTGAAGGAACAGTGTGAGCAAAAGCACATAAGTGGGTGGGGAAAGGAGTCTAATAGGTGTAGGGAGGAATGAGAAATTCTACGGAAGATGAGATTGTGTGGGGTCGGTTCCTAGAGGCTTTTAACTCCATCCTGAGAAGTTTGGGTTTTACTCAGTAGTTGATGGGGAGCTGGGGAGTGACGAGATCGGGTCTGTGTTGTAGGAGGAttatttaaaagaagagagaagacgcGAGAGGAGAGATAAGTTAGGTTGTCGAAGCGATGGAGGCGGTAATGAGTGCTGACCAAGGAGAGTAGTGGAGGAACGTAAAAGCTGGGAGAGGCGGTCGGACACACCAGCAGGGTTTGGGGTTCTGTAGATGTATGTGCACAGCAGTGAGGAGCGGAATGTCGGAAAGGAGGACATACTAGCTGCTTGAGGCTTTAAATCTGGGGATGGTGGAGACAGTTAGCAGGTACAGTTGAAAGAAGTGATTTAGGAGGAGAGCGAATGGCTTTGTGTAAGTCCAAAGCATATTTCCCTTGATTGGAGGAAGGGAATGAAGGGGTAGGTGGCAGGGAGAGCCTTGACCTGCTGAGTAATGCTAAACTTGAGATGTGTGCAGAAGCAAGGTTGAGGAAATGTTTCCTCGGACTGGCCACGAGAAGTTCACATTCACCTTCTGTAGACCCTATTTGGTCCAGCGTTGTAGAATAGTGACCTGGAGTGGACCTGCCCGTGCCAACAAAGAGTCGTGGGCAGGAGGGTTTCGCCTGGAGATTGAACCTTGCGTATCGCTCCCTTTCCTGACTAGGTCCCTTCCTCTTTCAGCATTTCTGCGGTGCAGTGGCTGTGTAGTGCTAACAAGAAGTCCGACATTCCTGCCAAGCGCCTGTACTGCTTCTTTTCTGCTCTTTACTCTGTTTTGGTGAGTATAAGATCTCCTTCCCACCTGGGCTGGCTGCCTGTCCCTCCCTTGCCCTGCAGATAGCATGATGAAGTGGAGGTGCCCCGTGGGAATGCCATTTAGATGGGACCACACAGGATGGCAGGACCTCATTGTTGGCTACTTTGGTCCAAGTCTTCAGCCCCCAAAAAAGGAAAGCTTAGGGGGCTGACGCTCTAGTGAAATGTGAAGACACTGATGTCAGAATCTGAGACTGATCACAACTCCTGTGTCCAGTCTGCTGAATACCAGTCAGAAGTTGGCTTGGGGGCCTGGACGCCACAGAGGGAGGACAGGGACAGCATTTCGAGGCCACACAGAGGACACCTTCTAGAGTGCTCACATCCTTCAACTCCAACCTTGCCTTCCACCTACTGCCAGTGCTCAGATGGGGAGCAGGGTGGTTATTTACCACTGAGAGCGCCTttattagctttttcttgtcttttatttatttgtttgtttgtttatttatttatttgggccacACCGCTCGGCTTCAGGCCCCTGCAATGAAAGCGCTcggtcctaagcactggactgctggggaattcCCTTTCTTGTCTTTAGAAGTGATGGTGTTGATTTCCACTGTTTACTAGGATTAGATGATAGTCTGCGATTCTAAGTCCTAAAAGTgagttctttcacttttttttttttggatccgGGTGTTTCTTGGTCCCCTCAGTCCCCTCACCTCACCCCTGGCTTTCTTAGAGTGGGTGGTTCTGGCAGATAGCTGCGTCTTGTGCGTTACatggtttctctttctctcaggtCCTGGGGTTAACCCTGAAGTTCTGAGGGCCTTTgtgtttggttttctctctgcTGAAATGCTCTTCCCTCAGACATTTAAATAGCCCAGCCGTCTACTACATTCCGGTCTCTGCTCCAGCGTCCCTCAGAGAGAGGCCTATCTTGAGCCAGAAGTAAACTTGATAGTTGCTGTCATGCACCATCCCTTGtcctaagttatttttctttttggcactTAATCACTACTGTAAATTAGCTACCTCACCCACTAAAATGTGAGCTGCAGAAGTTCGGAGGCTGTCTCTTTTGTCCCTGGCTGTTTCCCAGCCTTGAGAACAGTATACCTTGCACATAAtgggaactcaataaatatctcgTGAATAAGGAAAGGAGGAGTGTCTGGGTCCTGACCCCATGGGATATTTGAAAGATAACCATGTTTCTGTTGCAGGTCCATGGAGCTCGGGCTGTCCTGCAGCTGTACCCTGAGAACTCAGAGCAGGTGAACCCCTTGGCTAGTGGAGgtgcagggaagggggagggacccAGAACAGGTAAACATCATCCTGCTCCTCACCCACCTGCCCTCCTGCTGTTGGGAGGTGATGGAACAAGCAACCTTAGGCTGCTtggtgggaagggaggggctgAGCTCCTGGGAGTGGTCCCCGTGGCCCCTGCTGGCACATTTTGTGACCTAATGTCctaaggaagagggaggggtacCTGGGGCGAGGGGCGGGGTAGGGGGGTCTGTCTTCTCTTGACAGATAAACCATCTGATATTACTGATTTCCATAACCGAAGAaataactgggggtgggggagaggacaTCAACAGTTGTCTGTTCTGTGGAGTGTGACGCATGAGCAGTGAGGGGTAGGAGGTACCGACTCTGACAGACAAGTGGCGAGCTGTCCCTGACTAATAACATGAATGAGTCTGCCTCGCAGTTGGTGGCCATTCATCCCCTGAGATTTGAGTCGGGAGGTGGGTCCCTGGGCTAGAAAGTGAGAATCAGGGGGACTTGGTTGGTCTGTAATCCCCCGAGGGAGGTATCTGCCGTGGCTGGTTCTAGGCTGCACCTTCTCTGCGTGGCTTTCGGGGACTCAGAACTGGGAATAGTCTGATAAAGACCCTCACTTCTCCCAGACAAGGTCCATTCTGGGACCAGAGcggggccaggggagggggcgggaagcTGCTGCTCCCCCAGCCGCCCTGCCTGACTGCGCGCTCTTCTCTCCCCAGTTGGAGCTGATCACGACCCAGGCCACCAGGGCCGGCTTCACTGGTGGTGTGTTGGTGGACTATCCCAACAGCGCCAGAGCCAAGAAGTGAGTGCCGGGAGCCAGGGTGCTGCCCGTGCTGCAGGAGAGAGGGTGGCGGTGTGGCCCTCACAGGCCGCTGATGCGAGCACCAGGGCAGTGCTGAGTTGGGTCAGTGGGGCCCCGGGCAGGCAAGAGGCCTGactgtgtctgtatgtgtttgtggcagggagggggaggacTTGTCTTGCTCTCTGAGCCTTTCTGAGCCCAGCCCTCACTCTGCACTTTCTTGTTTCAGGTTCTACCTCTGTTTGTTTTCTG
This portion of the Pseudorca crassidens isolate mPseCra1 chromosome 15, mPseCra1.hap1, whole genome shotgun sequence genome encodes:
- the DNAJC30 gene encoding dnaJ homolog subfamily C member 30, mitochondrial, with the translated sequence MAAQRDVRWSRLFLWRLWQARGVPQNLGLGLGLKARTYSRSDGPYSRTALYELLGVPSTATQAQIKAAYYRQSFLYHPDRNAGSAEAAERFTRISQAYVVLGSTTLRRKYDRGLLSDEDLRGPGVRPSKTPATDPDSPRTQPPASRTQGRGQASSGANRTMFDFDAFYQAHYGEQLERERRLRARREALRKQREDRAKKGLRWDETRDTALFVVLLTVFIIMGFRF
- the BUD23 gene encoding 18S rRNA (guanine-N(7))-methyltransferase isoform X2 codes for the protein MAARGQRPEHSGPPELFYDKNEARKYVRNSRMIDVQTKMAGRALELLCLPEGQPCYLLDIGCGSGLSGDYLSDEGHYWVGIDISPAMLDVALDRDTEGDLLLGDMGQGIPFKPGSFDGCISISAVQWLCSANKKSDIPAKRLYCFFSALYSVLVHGARAVLQLYPENSEQLELITTQATRAGFTGGVLVDYPNSARAKKFYLCLFSGPSTFIPMAQNEDNEEEEARESTFTVESLSGSGVAETPRRK
- the BUD23 gene encoding 18S rRNA (guanine-N(7))-methyltransferase isoform X1 encodes the protein MAARGQRPEHSGPPELFYDKNEARKYVRNSRMIDVQTKMAGRALELLCLPEGQPCYLLDIGCGSGLSGDYLSDEGHYWVGIDISPAMLDVALDRDTEGDLLLGDMGQGIPFKPGSFDGCISISAVQWLCSANKKSDIPAKRLYCFFSALYSVLVHGARAVLQLYPENSEQLELITTQATRAGFTGGVLVDYPNSARAKKFYLCLFSGPSTFIPMAQNEDNEEEEARESTFTVERVPYRMARRGVVRKSREWVLEKKERRRRQGKEVRPDTQYTGRKRKPRF